The genomic DNA TTCTGGTTTTACAGTTATTGATTTTATAGCTTGTATATAGTTAAAAGGATGGGCAGGGAATACACTGTTATGGCTCAACTGAACTGTAGTTACTGGTTAAAAAGTATTAATTGGGAGCTTCACGGTTACCTCTGCGTGATCTCTGTTTTGTGATGGTGTTAAAGGATAACTGAcagcatgtttttcttttttttttctctttttttttctctctctttttctttttctttttttaaaggtgAGTTTGACAGATAAATGTCACTTGATGTTTGACAGTGATACaagcacaaagatatatatatatagatacatatatattatggcGATCATATTTAAATATGATCTGTCTTACAGGGTCCTGCATGTTAGGCAGGTTGGGTACTTTATTGATCATTCCTTTTGTATGTAACAAGCACATTTTTGTTAGTTTCCAGAGCAGTAAGTTTCACTGTCATACACATCAGGACCTACAGTGTCTAGTTTGGTATGGTGCAACAAAAGCCTTATGTATTATTTGATTGTGGCTGTAAGTAGTTAGGTTGGCAAAGAATTTTATGTTACGTAATATGACAAAAGACATCTTGGGAAGATTTGGGTAGAGAAAGAAATGGTTAAGCAATTGTTTAATTTGTCAAATTTTCATGTTGAAGGCATTCAGAGGAAGAAAATGTcaggttttttttatatatcaaagaCAAGTTTTATTTAGAAAGAAAGGGTAACCTCAGTACAgttgttttattcatttgataGGAGGCCTTATTAATTCTGCCTTTATGAAGAATTTGTAGGAAATCATGTTATTACAGCATTACATGCTAAAACCTAACAGCTGTTGTATGATAATCTCAAGTGAATTTAGCTAAATAGTAAATGAAGAGCATGTGTGcttaagaaagaataataatgtttCCTGGTGACAAGAGGAGTCATTTATATGCATTGTTGGCCCCAAATCATACAGTGTAAACCATAGCATTTTAATTACTTATATTGTTAGTTACTTGTTATGTTGCTGGGTGTAGTAGTGTTAGAGTTGTCAAACAGATAGATGTCAGTTACCCTCTAAGACCCCCACACACTTTTAATTTAGACGGAGATGTATCATCAACTGACTGTTACTGTGATGTCAACATTACCTGTGTATTCTAGTTATACTCAACATATTCCCAAACCCAACAGTAGTCTGTGATTGTCGGAAGGCATATTAAACAAACGTTCGTGATACAAAAATTTCTTAATAAAAGCTTTTGATATGCTCTTGAAACTTTTCTTCATTCACACCTTTGTTAATGTGGAGTATGTAAAGCTTGTATTAATTAcagatttttaatattttattttgtagCCTAAGGGATGAAGGCACAAGAGGtacaaaatacttttttttcttgtagggAACCAAAGACAGAAACATATGGCAATGACAACTTTCAGAGGAGTCTAAGACCTATTTATATGCATggtattctcattgttattgttctctggGATGTGTTGATAAAAGTTTGGTCTCTTGTTTGACAGTTGTATAAATGCAGATATTTATGGATGTAATTTTATTTTCTGGGTTCAGTTGTTCCTGTATCATTGTTTATAATAAAATTGGATAAAAAGTTATGGACTTGTTCACAGATTtagcattttcatttatttttttttttctttttctttttctttttcaaattgtTAGTAGTGCTTTGAAACACCTTTCACATTTGGCATGGTACTGAGAACAGGTTTTGAAATGAACATCATCAACAGAACTCTACAATGAGTGACATTTAGTTTTTGCTGAAAGGTATTTTATGTAGTCTTAGCCATGTAGTCTCTGTTGCCATATAGCAACTATAGGTCTCAGTTGTATTTCACTCTTAATTTGTATGTTCCTATACCAAAATAATCCTGTGATGAAGATTCTGATTGTGGCTAGAATAAACATCTGTAAATACTATGAACAATCCAGAAAATATCCCTCAGAGTGTAAAAATCTTATGTAAAATAAAATGGTTTCCAGAtagctttttatttttctttgttaatcCTATAGAGAAAGTCTTCCTTTTTTGCTGATTATTTGCATGCAGCCAGTGGTGTACTTTCAATCTCTCAAAGAGATGTTGCAAGTAAAATGTATAAAGAAATTCTGTAAATGTCATTCTGAAACATCTGATAGCATGTCAGTATTTCCTAAAATAAACAAGGAGAAATGGCTGGGAAAATGAGGAGTTAATAGAGTGCATTCTGAAGGTTCACAAAGGCATTTTACTTGAATGACACCCCTCCGTGCAATCCCttgcttgatgatgatgatgatgattgtgtgtgtgtgtgggggggggggatgatgattgagaccctcctcctcatccccttgtTCTGTCCACTTTcaaaggtgtgagagctgtgatgaaaggatgaaaggctggctttgtgtcagtcatgaatgcCCTCCGGgggccatgggcacagtattccttGAGGGGTAGACTGGATTACATTGCGGTCACTTCATGGGAAAACTTGAGCCAAGGGATGGGTGAAGTGAATATGCTGTCATAGGGCAAACTAGCCATGGCCCGGATGACATGAACATGCCCATCATTAGCGAAGGCTAATACCATTTGGATAAaggaaatcaaaagataaatatataaagtaactTTGTGAAGGGGAGGCACAAAGTCTTCTCACTGCTCATGGGTGTTAGCACACGCCTGGAATGTTGGCCACTTACTTAACCCATTGCCCGGGTTTTCGGCAGCGTGATTTCCGTGTTGCAATTGGATCCAAAGGGTTaaagcttgccccttcatcaactatcctatctacaTTAGATTTCATTCGTTCCCTGACCCGTGCCTTTCCTCTGACCACGGATGTGACCGCTGATACTAATACTCCCTCCTTGATATTTACTGACAACTCTTATCCATTCCAAACCATCCACCCAGGTCATTACACAACCTCCAGAAtacaccccttcttctctcccaaaATCCTCCACTCCATCTACTGTAGTTTTCTTCATTGTCTACTGCCTACCCCCTTATTACTGCTCTTCATCCTTGTCCTCTCCCCAGAGTACTACCTCATTTCATACTACCCCATCCATCTTTCACCTTACCACCTCCTGTTACTGTTTCCACCTCTACTAAAGTTTTGAGTACTTTCTTTGGtccagccaagtgggattgattctttgttATTCCCCTTACAACTCTGACAATACCCTTCTCATCCAACAATATCTCAAAAAGCAAAACAGGCAAAAGTTTCCTTTCGCAGTTCCGATTGTTTACACCTTGTTGCTATTACATCCGAGTCTCAAGCTTGTACACTATCTACCTTGAAAGACCTCAATGGCAAATCTATTCCTGCCCAACTTCACTCTTCTCTTAAtatttgtactggaactgtttccatTACTCTCACTGATTGTCCTGTCTatgacaagaactggtcagactgaaaatgacctgcttgcctgctttgttgactatgatgcagtggcagtacaatgCTATACTATTTTTACCACAGGGCAGTGTAAATCCTATACCAATATTGCAAAGATTAGCTTTCGTCGACATGACCTCCTCCACGAAGTTAAATTGGTGGAGGGTCCTACCCTGTCTAACCATATCAATCCCTTAATCATCAAAgtcagaaatgttggtgttttagccacccagccaaacactcgcTCCACAACCCACTATCCTCTATATGCCCAACTTAGTTATGACCTTTCAAATTACTCTGCTCATTTAtgcatgtgccaattgtggtcatgcccataatgtattttataggaattGTGAGGTAACAATTCTCAGATTCTAACAAGGCCTCACTTTACgtgaggccagacaagaagcatgGCAACGAGgtatttttctctctacctatttcaAAACTGtcctttgctctcctctcctcccctcccatcttctatAGATATCTCAacatctcttccctctaccctctcctaaATCTCATGCTTGTTGTCATcatggggggcttaggagatggagattgAGGCCAAAAGTGTTGGATTATCCCCACTCCATGTGAATTATCGAAGGCCTTTCATAGTATCAGCCATGAAATTCGTAAACTAATAACTCATggaattgataacttttggttAAAAAATCACTTGTCCGCGAGAACTCCATCAGTCAAATTCCATGAAAAATTATCTGCAAAGTAACCAGTTTCGTTTGGTGATCCACAAGGCACCATCCTAGGCCCATTTGGTGATCCACAAGGCAccatcctaggcccaatcttattcattatattcattaatgatCTGTCAATTGCAAAAAACTGTCTTCTTGTTCAATATGCAGATGACTCTCAATTTCTTCAAGCTGCCTCTGTTAACAATCGAAACAAGTTGATAGGAAAAGCTATACAAACcctaacagaaacaaaacaatactTTGACATGAATGGCCTGAAAATAAATCCACAAGACACTGTATTTTTTTAGGTAGGTGTCCTAGCAgcaaaaatacaaacagatacaGTTAAAGAATTCCAAGGTTGCTACTTCAAACCCAACAAAACAGAATTTTTTTTGGACTATACACCAACAGATACATGACAGTTGAGAaacacattgaccacatctacagaaaagtaatgggcactctgatatacttaaatcatatcacaaataaaatacagaaacaagaattgctgttacacaaaataaatatgaccacatcacaccacatataaacaaatgaaaatggctaaaagtacaacagaaatataactatgacacatgtattctaatccataaaatcatacaaggaaATTACCCAAATTGGCCATTACttatacagacaacaggtaacatAACAGTGCCCATATAAGGCAAAATAACTGTTAAATATTAAAAGATTGAATACAGTAGCTGGGGCAAGATATATTCAGATCCAAGGACTGGTGATCTGGAACCAATTACtagaaaatattagaaacatcttCAGCCaaaagacattaataataaaagtgaatgaACATCGACTGAAATATCAATAACATCAGGCGCTTAAACAATAAGCTGACCATGATGTTTCAGCCACTTGTGATATTGTGTTCTGTGAAATTTTGTTTCACAAGCactgtataatatctatgttcataacaCCTTATTGTATAATGTAAGAAGGCAATAAATAGAATACCCATTGCAATTAATgaaataaagtgtttgaatttaAATTTGATTTTGGACCCCTGCCTTCAccttaactaattttgcatggtctttcttctcctctcctttccttctcttcttcatccccttcttccatccacatcctaaagtgtgagagctgttttgaaagaatgaaaggctagctttgtgtcagtcctgaatggccttcgtaCTCTGTTTGctattccctctttaccctttttactAATCAAcagcgctctacaacctttgatatctaacatattttgtcctaattatTAACTCATTTtaacctttttgccacaatacttatCACAATGCTGTATGACCCTTCATTACCTGGGGGCTTTGTCCCCAAATCTCATCCTGTTGCTATATTTAGAATAATGACCTTAGATGATGTGGCAAAACAAATttcaataatttataataattccccctaccccaaaccatcctacctctatggtcaaattccttttccagtctaaatccagatactccaatctctaccacttccccaatGAATACCCCTCCTTCTTCTAACTCTACTTGTCCCACCAGACAATCTAAATGTTCCACTCCATcttctaccacatcctctcctataccctctctcttcctctactcagACTCtgacccctcttcttcccctcacaagagaacctttgtttctcggACCTCCCCAGCCAATTTGCCTCCAGAAACCCTGAGAACATCAAAAACTTCCTAAACACaaactccctcatccctcctcaaatccctctacattcaaagtatttgctgaattctatcctcctcctcttaaagttccctctactcctctttctcccactctctcccaatgCACccgatcctctcccttctctatgtGCACCATTTCCCCTTTATTCCGCATTATCCTTACCACTCACACTTGCATGATAATGTGCCTTCCTTCTGTTGCAACAGTGTCCTCTGGATCCCTCCCCCCTTGACATTCTGATACTTAACCACCTTCTCTAGtccccatctatatatatatatatatatatatatatatatatatatatatatatatatatatatatatatatatatatatatatatatatatgtatatatttatacccaaatttatatatatatatatatatatatatatatatatatatatatatatatatatatgtatatatttatacccaaatttatatatatatatatatatatatatatatatatatatatttatacccaaatttatatatatatatatatatatatacatatatatatatatatatatatatatatatatatatatacatatatatatatatatatatatatatatatatatatatatacatatagatagataaatataggtatacataaatatatatttatacccatatatatgtgtgtgtgtgtgtgtttatataaatatatatttatatatagatactttatatatatatatatatatatatatatatatatatatatatacatatatatatatacatatatatacatatatatatatatatatatatatatatatatatatatacatatacatatatgcatatatatatatatatatatatatatatacatatatgtatatatatacatatacatatacatatatacatacatacatatatatatatatatatatatatatatatatatatatatatatatatatatacacatacacacacacacatatatataaatatataaatatatatatatacatatacatatatatatttatgtatatatatacagatatatatatatatatatatatatatatatatatatatatatatatatatatatatatatataagtgattttAGGCTCCTTTCCTGCTAATGGGAAAAGTCTTACATTGCACTGAAATTATTCCAAATAAGATCAAAtgttattaaaataaataaagccTGTATACAATATCCTAACAAGGTCATGTGTTTCCTTGGCTAGAACAGCACCATTTGACAGTTAGTAAATCTTGTTCCCAATAAACTGGGGTGATAATCTGATTACATTATGGCAGCACTCCTGAAACATTGAAAATTTAATATAAAACTATTGATGACATCAACACAGCTATTGTAAGTTTACATATCGTAAATCTTGTAAGATACTGTTCCGAAACCATATGTAGTACAAGATTAGATTATCTGTAActgaaatatcaataatgaacatatataagatatgttgCAGGCTTCTTTTATTCTACTAAATGAACTCAATTAGTTATGGGTCAAAAAGATCCTGTCTCCTACGTTatactttctcatttattttctgcGATATCAACTGAATAGAAAGGTAAATCACTGTAAACAATACATTGCTCAGACGCTATTGTCTAttacatctatacatttatttaatcGCACAAGCAAAAATGGATGATTTATGAATAACCGTTAACGACCTCTTCGCTGTGGTGGGCGTTGGGAATCGTCGTACGCCCGCCCACGTGGTTGGTCTTATCGTTCTGCTGAAGTAAACAAACGTTTGCTCTCTCTCGATTCGTACGGCATAACTATGCTGTCGTTGATAAGGATTATTAAATAAACTCAATGCTAATTTCAATTTTTGATAAACTACTTTAAAGATAGGGTAATAAGTGTATGATGCAGCTTCTGAAAGATGGGGAAAATAAGTTACTATTAAGATCCTTTTTGCGGTACGAAGACTGAATCCGCGGCCAGAGGCAGATGGAATCGGTATCACCATGGTTACTAACAGTAGTGTCAGCTGGTGCGGTGGTGACGCAAGGGAAGTTATCCATAACAGCTCATTCTCACAGAACGCGTGAGTTGTGAGCAGGTGTCTGTGTGGCGGCGCAGCAACATGATCTGGGACTGGTCCACATGCACGGGGTGACGAGATCCTACCTGTCTATTTCTGAGTCGCCCGCCCGGCCCAAGGAGTATTTTTAACCATGGGCAGTAGTGGGCATGAAGAGGGAGAACTGGGGGTATTTTGGGCATGGGTAGAGGGAGCCACGAGCAACATGGCGCTAGCATTTGAGGGCTTAGTTGAGCAAGTGCGGTCGTGGACGATAGTTGGGGGCCTCAGTGGCCTGGGCCTGTCCTCTATCATGGATACCCTCAATACCCTCTTGATTGGATGGCTCGTCTTTGTCGTGTTGATTCTGATACTCAGTAGCTTCTTCTACGTCAAATTCGTTCAAACGCTGCAGAGTGATGGCTTGGGGAAATCCAGACAAGGCGAAGGACAAGGGGAAACTGATCAGATTAGGGCGGCTGTGCAGTCATCATCCGAGTCTAATGCCAGTAAAGAAATTCCTGTAGCCAGGAAGCCGACGATTGTTCCCGATGGCCCACCAGATCATGCCTCACCCCCCGTGGCCACAGGAGCTGATCCAGACGCTGTCAACTGGGCGAATAATATATTTACGTGGCTATTCAACAGTGCCGATGGAGGCCCCACCGTCCGGAAGATCTTCCTCGACACCCTCAACAGCAACACGGTCAAGACTGCACTTGAGGTTAGTACCACGAGGCTTGCTCGTGCCCCTTCCTTCCTGTACATGTATATCGCTCAGATAGAAGGTTACTTTTATGGCCTTTCATTACCCGTGATATTTAGTAATGGGTTGGTCGGGATTATGGCCTTATTGGAAGAAGCTGGAAGTGAATTTAAGGTATCTACAAACACTGACAACTacgtgattaaatatatatatatatatatatatatatatatatatatatatatatatatatatatatatacacacacacacacacacacacacacacacacacacacacacacacacacacacacacacacacacacacacacacatatatatatatatatatatatatacatatatatacatatatatatacatatatatatatatacacacacacatatatatgtacatatacacacatatacacacatacacacatatacacacatatacatacatatacatatatatatacatatatatatatacatatatatacatatatatatatatacatatatatatatgtatatatatacatatttatatacatatatatatatacttatatatatacatatatacatacatacatacatatatatatatatacatatatacatatatacatatatatacatatatatacatatacacacatatacatatacatatacatatacatatatatatatatatatatatatatatatatatagatatagatagatagatagatagatagatagatagatacacgcacacacacactctgtgtgtgtttgtgtgtgtgtgtgtgtgtgtttgtgtgtgtgtgtttgtgtgtgtgcgtgtgcgtgtgcgcgtgtgcgcccccccccccctctctctctctctctctctctctctctctctctctctctctctctccctacctccctccctccctctctctctctctctctctctctctctctctccctccctccctccctctctctctctctctctctctctctctctctctctctctctctctctctctctctctctctctctctccatctccatctccctcattcttcctccctattcctccctctccctcgctctctccctcccactcaccacatcctccattcgctctctcatttcccttcccttccccttccttccctaccttctcaccttcttttccttccatccttatttactcattcctctcccctcctcctccaccctccctctcatcactccctctccccaatccttcTCCAACTACcgttcccactcctctcctctccctcggactcttccttaccccctcgacttccaccaccacctttccatctccctcgtacgcacgcacacacacacacgcacgaacgcatgcacgcacacacgcagacgcacgcacactcacacatacacactcaacacacacacacacgcatacacacacacacgcacacacacacacacacacacacacacacacacacacacacacacacacacacacacacacacacacacacacacacacacacacacacacacacacacacacacacacacacacacacacacacacacacacacacacacacacacacacacacacacacacacacacacacacacacaccacaccacgcacgcacgcacgcacgcacgcacgcacaatttGCAGAAaagatataaagtatatatatatatatatatatatatatatatatatatatatatatatataatattcctattcacacatacacacacgcgcgcgcgcaatttGCAGAatagatataaagtatatatatatatataatattcctattcacacata from Penaeus vannamei isolate JL-2024 chromosome 43, ASM4276789v1, whole genome shotgun sequence includes the following:
- the LOC113803806 gene encoding uncharacterized protein, translating into MGSSGHEEGELGVFWAWVEGATSNMALAFEGLVEQVRSWTIVGGLSGLGLSSIMDTLNTLLIGWLVFVVLILILSSFFYVKFVQTLQSDGLGKSRQGEGQGETDQIRAAVQSSSESNASKEIPVARKPTIVPDGPPDHASPPVATGADPDAVNWANNIFTWLFNSADGGPTVRKIFLDTLNSNTVKTALEVSTTRLARAPSFLYMYIAQIEGYFYGLSLPVIFSNGLVGIMALLEEAGSEFKVSTNTDNYEVAWRGLCLELVGKVAQRRAERGARVGAPPRRGLVRAKGPGQVWCPWSTVLSIRLHVWIAKAIKETDVVYFSYTASVENRRVFFDKLRRRL